Within the Deltaproteobacteria bacterium genome, the region CTTGATTTTTGCGCGAGCCATCGCCTCCACAACCCCGCGTTCTCCGACGAAAAAAACAAAGAAGTTTTTGGGCTCTGCAACAACCCCAATGGACATGGTCATACTTATACTTTGGAAGTCACCATCAAAGGTGAAGCCGATCCGGGAAATGGCATGGTCATGGACTTCAAGCATCTCAAGCAACTGATCAAAACTGAAATCATCGCAAAAGTAGACCATAAAAATCTCAATGTCGATGTCCCGTTTTTGGAAGGTGTCATATCAACAGTAGAAAATATGGCCATGATTTTCTGGGATATTCTGGAACCAAAAATTAAAAACGGCGTCATATATGAGATAAAATTATACGAATCTGAACGCAACTATGTAATTTATAGAGGCAAAAACAGTGCGAAATCTAGTTAAAAACATATTGGAACACCTTGGAGAAGAC harbors:
- a CDS encoding 6-carboxytetrahydropterin synthase, yielding MIYITRKLDFCASHRLHNPAFSDEKNKEVFGLCNNPNGHGHTYTLEVTIKGEADPGNGMVMDFKHLKQLIKTEIIAKVDHKNLNVDVPFLEGVISTVENMAMIFWDILEPKIKNGVIYEIKLYESERNYVIYRGKNSAKSS